A stretch of Candidatus Omnitrophota bacterium DNA encodes these proteins:
- a CDS encoding cupin domain-containing protein, translating into MPQLIRKPTKIRAAGSKPKIIQEFIGRVNSRTAEVSIAHMKSPSGWVEPGQTPEFDEYTLVLKGKLRVASRKNKMDVKAGQAVIVPSGEWVQYSTPAKGGAEYIAVCLPAFAPGIVHRDS; encoded by the coding sequence GTGCCGCAATTGATCAGAAAACCGACAAAGATTAGGGCCGCCGGGAGCAAACCCAAAATCATCCAGGAATTCATAGGCCGGGTCAATTCCAGGACCGCCGAGGTCAGCATCGCGCATATGAAAAGCCCGTCCGGATGGGTCGAGCCGGGACAAACGCCGGAATTCGACGAGTATACCCTTGTGCTCAAGGGAAAACTCCGCGTCGCCTCGCGTAAAAACAAAATGGACGTCAAGGCCGGGCAGGCCGTGATCGTCCCTTCCGGGGAATGGGTTCAATACAGCACGCCTGCCAAGGGCGGAGCGGAATACATCGCTGTCTGTCTGCCGGCTTTCGCGCCGGGCATCGTTCACCGCGACAGCTAA
- the bcp gene encoding thioredoxin-dependent thiol peroxidase has protein sequence MAKLKPGDKAPDFTLPASGGKIVSLKDYLGTKKVVLYFYPKDDTPGCTVEACGFRDAAKPLAQVDAVVLGVSADNVASHDRFTAKFGLPFLLVSDVDKKMCGDYGVIAEKSMFGKKYLGIMRSTFIIDKQGKVAKIFEKVSPQGHDQEVLEALRSL, from the coding sequence ATGGCCAAACTCAAGCCCGGCGACAAGGCCCCGGATTTTACACTTCCTGCCAGCGGCGGAAAAATTGTGTCCCTCAAGGATTATCTGGGGACGAAGAAGGTTGTCCTTTATTTTTACCCCAAGGACGATACCCCCGGCTGCACGGTTGAGGCCTGCGGTTTTCGCGACGCGGCCAAGCCCCTGGCCCAGGTGGACGCCGTTGTCCTGGGAGTCAGCGCGGACAATGTCGCTTCGCACGACAGGTTTACCGCCAAGTTCGGCCTCCCTTTTTTGCTGGTCAGCGACGTGGACAAGAAAATGTGCGGGGATTACGGCGTGATTGCGGAGAAGAGCATGTTCGGCAAGAAATACCTGGGGATCATGAGATCGACTTTTATCATTGATAAGCAGGGTAAAGTCGCTAAAATATTTGAAAAGGTCAGCCCGCAAGGGCATGACCAGGAAGTTCTGGAAGCCCTGAGGTCTTTGTAA
- a CDS encoding N-acetylmuramoyl-L-alanine amidase, with product MRKFLFVLFLVGLTGWLSSCATGPKSPRGPAGPSTATTPGSSGPRGDAIHMVGPGETFWRIAKMYDVPLATIMKANGISDPKDLKMGQRLKVPNAANIKAVVSLFPSDKWKYLIIHHSATEEGSSLQFHHSHLAKGWDKGVGYHFVIDNRTSGKQDGEIEATPRWIKQLDGAHCKASDMNSKAVGICLVGNFSEDKVSKKQMDSLVFLVETLRKYYGIPVKNIIAHGHVSGSSTDCPGKRFPWEDFKRRIR from the coding sequence ATGAGAAAATTTTTATTCGTTTTATTTTTGGTCGGCTTGACAGGATGGCTCAGTTCCTGCGCGACGGGGCCGAAGTCGCCGCGGGGTCCCGCCGGCCCGAGCACCGCCACCACGCCGGGCTCCTCAGGCCCGCGCGGCGACGCGATTCACATGGTCGGCCCCGGAGAAACATTCTGGCGCATCGCCAAAATGTACGACGTCCCCCTGGCCACGATCATGAAGGCCAACGGGATCTCCGATCCCAAGGATCTGAAGATGGGCCAGCGGCTCAAGGTCCCCAACGCCGCCAACATCAAGGCGGTCGTGTCCCTCTTTCCTTCCGACAAGTGGAAATATCTTATCATCCATCATAGCGCGACCGAAGAGGGCAGTTCTCTTCAGTTCCACCATTCCCATCTGGCCAAAGGATGGGACAAAGGCGTGGGGTATCATTTCGTCATCGATAACCGCACCAGCGGCAAACAGGACGGAGAGATCGAGGCCACGCCGCGCTGGATCAAGCAGCTCGATGGCGCGCACTGCAAGGCGTCGGACATGAACAGCAAAGCCGTCGGGATCTGTCTGGTGGGAAATTTCAGCGAAGATAAAGTTTCGAAGAAGCAGATGGATTCCCTGGTTTTCCTGGTGGAGACCCTGCGCAAATATTACGGCATCCCCGTTAAGAACATCATCGCCCACGGCCACGTGTCCGGCAGTTCCACGGACTGCCCCGGCAAGAGATTCCCCTGGGAAGACTTCAAGAGACGAATCAGATAG